CCCAGGGCTTGCGGCCCGTTTTTTTGCGTGCCCCGCTCGCGTGTTGGTGCACCCGCACGGTGGTCGAGTCGACCAGCAGCGTGTGCAGCGCGTCGTCCTCTTGCACGGCGGCCAGCACCCGGGCCCACACGCCCGAGGCGGTCCAGCGCTGGAAGCGCGTGTATGTTGTGTGCCAGTTGCCCCACGCGGCCGGCAAGGCACGCCAGCGGCAGCCGTTGCGCAACAACCACAGCACCGCTTCTACAAAACGGCGGTTGTCCTGGCCCCGGCCACCTTTCGTGCCTTCCCGACCCGGCAGCAGCGGCGCGATGCGGGCCCACTGCGCGTCTGTGAGCAAATAATCCATACCCCAAATTAATACCTACTGTTAACACTTCCTAGTGGGAATGAGCCGATGCGAAGCGGTGAATGCGTTTTGCCAAGTCTGGAAGGTCAGCTTTTTCGATGGGGTGCGGCGTGTTGGGCAGCACGGCATACTGCACCTGCGGAAGCTGCCCGGCCACCATCCTGCTGGCCTCTCCTTGGTTGGCCGTCAGGTCGCCGTCGCCCACCAGCACCTGCACGGGCACCCTAATGGCGGCAAAGTCGGCAGCGGCCAGCGGCGGGGCGGCACCGGCGGTCTCCATCAGGCGGGCCGTGGCGCGCACCACTTCGGCCCAGTCGGCGGGCGCGTGGCGCCGGCGCAGCACCTCCGCGAAGGCCGGCACTTTGGCCTGCATCTTCTCAGGGTCGAGGAATCTGGTTTCGGCCGCGGCGCTTTCCGGCGACCAGTCCAGCTTGGTGCCCAGCGTGGTGATGCTGGCAAACCGGGCTGGCTCCCGGCGGGCTGCCAGCAGCGCCGCGTAGCCGCCCATGCTGTAGCCAAACACGTGGGCCGGAGCAGTTTCATGCCCCCGGAGGAATGCCAGCACTTCCTCAGCAAAATGCGGCAGCGTGAAGTTTTCAAAGCTCACCTCGCTCCCACCGTGGCCGGAAAATGCAAACGATTTCACCGTAAAGTCAGCCACCAGCAGCTCGGCCAGCGGCGCCAACGTGGCGGGGCTGCCCAGGGCACCGTGCAGAAGCAGAAGCGTCGGCCGTTCCATCAGCCCGTGATTTCAGTAGCCAGCGCCGTCAAGTTCAACCCGTCAAACGTGCCAGAGGACATGAGCAGCAGGTTGGCGTTGGACCACTGCTGGGCGCGCAGGAAGGCGGCCAGCTCGGCGCTGTCGGTAATGACTTTGATGTCGGGGCGCTGAAAAGCCTCGGCCACAGTGGCGGCGGCCAGCGGCGGCAGGCGCTTGTGCTCCAGCACGTGGGGATTAAAATACACCACGGCCACGTCGGGCGCATCGAAGCAGTGCGCGTACTGCGGCAGGAAATCGGGGTTGAGGCTGCTGAAGGTGTGCAGCTCCAGGCAGGCCACCAAGCGGCGCTGCGGAAACTGTTTTTTCAGGGCCGTGGCGGTGGCTTTGAGCTTACTGGGCGCATGGGCAAAGTCCTTGTACACCACCGACGTTGCGCCTTCCTTCACCAGCTCCAGCCGCCGCGCCGCGCCGGGGAACGAGGCCACCGACTTGAAGAAATCCTTGCCCTTGATGCCCAGCTGCTTGCAGACCTCCTTGGCCGCCGAGATGTTGCGCAGGTTGTGCTCGCCAAATACCTGGATGGGCACTTCCTCGTCTTTCTTGTTGATGAGGAAGGTTTTGCCGTTGCGAATGACGTGCTCGTGCGGGCCATAGCCGATGTAGGTCACGTCGGGATTGGTGGGCACGCTCACCAGCTGCACCTGCTCGTCGTCGCGGTCGTAGATGAGCACGCCGGCCTTGGGCGTCATGTCGGCGAAGATGCGGAACTGTTCGCGGTAGATTTCCTCGGTCGGAAACACGTTGATGTGGTCCCAGCTGATGCCCGAAATCACGCCAATGTGATGCTGGTAGAGGTGAAACTTGGGCCGCCGGTCCACCGGCGAGGACAGATATTCGTCGCCTTCGATGATGATGATGGGCGCGTCGGTCAGCTGCACCATGAGGTCGAACCCCGCCAGCTGGGCGCCCACGGCGTAGTCGAACTGCCGGCCGTGGTAGCGCAGCACGTGCAGAATGCAGGCCGTGATGCTGGTTTTGCCGTGCGAGCCGCCAATGACGATGCGCTGCTTGTCGCGGCTGGCCTCGTAGATGTACTCGGGGAAGGAATACACCTTCAGGCCCAGTTCCTGGGCGCGCTGCAGCTCGGGGTTGTCGGGGCGGGCGTGCATGCCCACAATCACGGCGTCGAGGTCGGGGGTGATGCTGGCGGCGTCCCAGCCTTCCCGGGCGGGCAGCAGGCCGGCGGCGGCGAGGCGGCCGCGGGCGGGCTCAAAAATTTCGTCGTCGGAGCCCGTCACGCGGGCGCCCTGGCGGTGCAGGGCCAGCGCCAGGTTGTGCATGATGCTGCCGCCCACGGCGATGAGGTGGACGCGCTGCGGCGCAGCGGATTGCGGAAGAAGAATATCGGAAGCCAAATCAGTTGGTGGTTAGTTGTCGGTTGCTCGTTGTCAGCCAGGAAGCGCCGCGGGCTACGCGCACCACCGCCGTCGTGGGTGCCCAAACTGACAACGGACAACGAACAACTGACAACTCAAAAGCAAGGCCGCGAAAGTACAAACGCCCGGCCGCCGGGGCCATTCCATAGCCAAAAGAATCGAATTTTCCACCTGCACATTTTCCCCGCCTCGCGGGTTAGCTTTGTATACGAGGCGTGCCCGCTGCATTTTTTTAAGCGGGCCGCCCGTTTTCCCTTCCCGCTCTAATTCCCATACCCACCGATGCAAGACCGGATGGACGACCGCCTGAAACAATCCGCCGCCCGCGCTAAAGCTGCGCTGGCCAGCCGCGGAACGTCGGGTGTGGTCCCGTTTAATGCCAGCGCCGCTGGCAAGCTGCCGCCCCAGGCCCCCGAGCTCGAAATGGCCGTGCTCGGCGCCCTGATGCTGGAAAAAGACGCCCTCACCTCGGTGATTGACCTGCTCAAGCCCGAGAGCTTTTATAAGGACGCGCACCAACGCATCTACCGCGCTGTGATTCGCTTGTTTGATAAATCCGAGCCCATCGACCAGCTCACCGTGGTGCACGAGCTGCGCGAGATGGGCGAGCTCGAAGCCTGCGGCGGCCCCTTCTACGTGGCCAACCTCACGCTGAAAGTGAACTCGGCGGCCAATGTGGAATACCACGCCCGCATCATCACCGAAACCGCCATCAAGCGCGAGTTGATTCGGATTTCGAGCGAGATTCAAAAGGACGCCTTCGAGGACACCACCGACGTGTTCAAGCTGTTGGACGACACCGAATCGGCCCTGTTTGAGGTGTCCGAGTCGAACATCCGTAAGAACTTCGACGACATGCGGAGCTTGATGGGCAAGGCCATCAAAGAGCTGGAAGAAAAGAAGAACCAGAGCGACGGCCTCACGGGTGTGCCTACCGGATTTACCGCCCTGGACCGCGTCACGAGCGGCTGGCAACCGTCTGACCTGGTGATTATTGCCGCTCGCCCTGGCATGGGCAAGTGCTTGGGCAAAGGCACGAAGGTGCTGATGTACGACGGCGATCTGCGCAACGTGGAAGACGTGCTGCCCGGCGACCTGCTGATGGGCGACGACTCGACCCCACGCCGGGTGCTGAGCATTGCCCGCGGCCGCGAAAACATGTACTGGGTGCGCCAGAACAAGGGCGACGACTACCGCGTGAACGAAAGCCACATTCTCTCGCTGAAACGCTCGCGCAACGAAGGGCCGCACCGCCACGGCGAGGTGCTGAACATTACCGTGAAGGACTGGCTAGCCAAAGGTCCCAAGTTTCGCTCGAATTACAAGGGCTATAAAGTGCCCGTGGAGTTTGAAGCGCAGGAGCTGCCCGTCGACCCGTATTTCCTGGGCGTGTGGCTGGGCGACGGCGCCAGTAGCAACTGTCGCATCACTGGCCAGAACCCCGAAATCATTGACTACCTGCACGAATACGCCGCTGCTCTGAATATGCAGGTGACGGTGGGCGTGGTGGAAAACCGCTGCAACAGCTACGGCATCACCCGGGGCCGGCAGGGCGGCAACATTGCCGAATACTCCTTACAGGACGAGTTGCGGCAGTTGGGCGTTCTCGATAACAAGCACATCCCGCGCGCCTACGCCATCAACTCGACCGAAAACCGCCTGCGCCTGCTGGCCGGTTTGATTGACAGCGACGGTCACCTCGACCCGGTGTCCAACGGCTACGAAATCACCCAGAAAAACCACCGCCTGGCCCGCCAAATCAAATTTTTGGGCGACTCGCTGGGCTTCCGCACCTCGCTCACGAAGAAGCGCGCCACCATCTCCAGCATCGGCTACGAGAGCGAAGTGTGGCGCGTGCGCCTCTACGGCGACATTAACCGTGTGCCGGTGCGCGTGGCCCGCAAAAAAGCGCAGCCCTGGGCCTCGCCCGTCGATTGGCGCCAGACCGGCATCACCGTCGAGTTCGACAAAGTTGATGACTACTACGGCTTCGAGATTGACGGCAACCGTCTGTTCCTTCTGCAAGACATGACGGTGACGCATAACACGGCGTTCGTAGTATCGGCCATGCGCAACGCGGCGGTCGATTTCAAGAAAGCCGTAGCCATCTTCTCGCTGGAAATGTCTTCGCTGCAGCTCGTCAACCGCCTGATTTCGGCCGAGGCGGAGCTGGACTCGGAGAAAATTAAAAAGGGCAGCCTCGCCGACCACGAGTGGCAGCAGCTCAACCACAAAATCACAGCCCTTTCGGCCGCGCCGATTTACATTGATGACACGCCCGGCCTAAGCATTCGCGAACTACGCACCAAGTGCCGCCGCCTGCGCTCGCAGAAGGACGTGCAGATGATTATCGTCGACTACCTGCAGCTGATGAGCGGTAACACCGACGGCCGCGGCGGCAACCGCGAACAGGAAATTGCCAGCATCTCGCGGGCCCTCAAGGGCATTGCCAAGGAGCTGAACGTGCCCGTGCTGGCCCTCTCGCAGCTTTCGCGCTCGGTGGAAACCCGCGGCGGCGACAAGAAGCCGCAGCTGAGTGACCTTCGCGAATCGGGCTCCATCGAGCAGGACGCCGACATGGTAATCTTCCTTTACCGCCCCGAGTATTACGGCCTCGACCAGGATGCTGAAGGCAACTCAACCCAGGGCGTGGGTGAAGTCATCATTGCCAAGCACCGAAACGGCTCCCTCGAAACCGTGCAGCTCAAGTTCATCGGCAAGTACACCAAGTTTGCTGACCTCGACGGCATGGGCGGCTTCGACCCCAGCGGCTACCAGCCCATGGGCCTGCCCGCCAGCAACTTCGACAGCGAGCCCAGCTCCTTCGCGCCGAACACCATTCGCCTGGGCTCCAAGATTAACGAGTCGCCGGTGCCCTTCCCCAAGAGCAACTTCAACGCTCATGAAGACCCGCCTTTTTAATTGATAGTGTCAGGCGTTGTCCTAGTTTTTGAAGCTTCTAAACTGCTGCTTGGTTCGGGCGTTGCCGTACTGATTTTTGCTCTTGTTCAGCCCGGTTGCCAGAAGGATATTGGCCCAGGGTTGGGCGGAGCCACCTGTTTGATGAGCTTTTTTGTAAGAAAGCCCGCTTTTAACCAACGTCCAGCCCCGGCAAGCCGAGCAATCCAGCGACTCGCTGCGCCACGCCCTTGACACTGGCCACGTCCGGGCCGGTGACGGTCAGGTGGCCCATCTTGCGGCCTGCCCGGGCGTCCAGCTTTCCGTAGAGGTGCAGGTGGGTGCCTGGTAGGCTCAGCACGGCGGTCCAGTCCGGCTCCCGCCGCTGGCCGCTGGCGTCAAGCCACACCTCGCCCAGCAGGTTGAGCATGATGGCAGGGGAATGCTGGCGCGGCTGCGGCAAGGGCAAGCCCGCCATGGCGTGAACCTGCAGGTCGAACTGCGACGCGTCGCAGGCGTCGAGGGTGTAGTGGCCGCTGTTGTGCGGGCGGGGGGCCATCTCGTTCACCACCAGGCCGCCGTGCGCGCTGCCGTCGTCCACCACAAAAAATTCCACGCACAGCACCCCAACGTAGCCAAGGTGTTGCGCAATGGAAACGGCCGCCTCGCGGGCCCTCGTGGCCAGGGCAGCCGGCATGTTTCCTTCGTACGCGTGGGTCACAGCCAAAATGCCGTCGACGTGCACGTTGAGCTGCGGGGCGAAGCTCACAACCTGCCCATCCCAGCCGCGCGCCACCAGCACCGAACATTCGGCGGTGAGCGGCAGCATCTTTTCCAGCACGCAGGCCACGCTGCCCAGCTCTGCCCAGGCCGCAACCAGCTCAGCGGCGGTTTTCACGCGGACCTGACCCTTGCCGTCGTAGCCCATTCGGGCGGTTTTCAGGATGCCGGGCAGCAAGTAGGCCCTTTCATTCAGCACGGCCTGCAGCTGGGCCGGCGTTTCAATTACCGCGTAGGGCGCGCAGGTCACGCCCGACACGGTCGCGCAGGCCACGAAGTGAGCTTTTTCTTCGATGCGGTTTTGGGCGATGCCCACCACGGCCGCGCCCGGCGCCACGGGGCGGGTCTGCGCCAGCGTTTGCAGGGCCTGGGCGGGCACATTTTCAAACTCGGTGGTGATGGCCTGGCACAAGTTGGCCAGCTCGGCCAGCCCGGCCGGGTCATTGTAATCAGTCTGGATGTGGTGATGGCTCACCTGCCCGGCCGGACTTTGCGCGTCGGGCTCCAGCACGGCAGTGAAGTAGCCCAGGCGCTGGGCAGCGTGCACAAACATGCGGCCCAGCTGGCCGCCGCCCAGTACCCCCAGCGTGGCCGGCTGGCCCGCGGCATCTACGCTGCCTGGCAAAACGGGGGTCATGGCCGCTACGTGAGCAATGGCACTCATACCGGCAATGTCATGGCGCGGGCCGCCTCGGTTTGTTCGACGCGAAACGCCTGCAGCTTAGTCGCCAGGCCAGGGTCGTGCAGGGCCAGCATGCTCACAGCAAACAGCGCGGCATTCGCCGCCCCGGCCGTGCCGATGGCAAACGTAGCCACGGGCACTCCTTTGGGCATTTGCACGATGCTGTGCAGCGAATCGACGCCCTGCAAATGGCGGCTGGCCACCGGCACTCCCAGCACGGGCACCGTGGTTTTAGCGGCCATCATGCCCGGCAAGTGGGCTGCCCCGCCCGCGCCGGCAATGATGGCCTGCAGGCCGCGCGGGCCGGCTTGTTCGGCGTAGGCAAACAAGTCGTCGGGCATGCGGTGGGCCGACACCACGCGTGCTTCGTGCGCCACGCCAAACTGCGTGAGTATCTGCACGGCGTGCTGCATGGTGTCCCAGTCGCTGCTGGAACCCATGACCACGCCGATGAGGGGCTGGGGGGAGGAGGAAGAGGAGGTAGTGCTCATTGAAATTATTTGGTGGTCATGCCGAGCAAAGCCGAAGCATCTCGCGTGTAGCAGTAATCCAATCGTCTAACGATGTTGATTAGTTATAGCACTCGAGATGCTTCGGCTGCGCTCAGCATGACGTTCTGTTTTGTGCCTGTCTTCGTCCCCAATTAACGCTCCAGCAGTACCTCCGTGCCCAGCACCACCAGGTCTACGCTGCCTTTCAGGGTCTGGTCGATGAAGGGCGTGTTCTGGGATTTCGATTTCATGAAGTCCTTCGTGAACGTCGTTTCCGCATCGGTATCGAACAAGACGCAATCGGCGGGCTGGCCGACTTCGATGGCGGCTACCGGCAGGCCCATCAGGCGGCGGGGCTCGGCCGAGTAGCGCTTCACCACCAGGTCCCAGCCAAATTTGCCGGGCGCCACAAAGTGGTGATAGAGCGAAACCAGGGCCGTATCGAGGCCGGTGATGCCGTTGGGCGCACTGATGAAATCCTGGGCTTTCTCGAACGGTGTGTGCGGCGCGTGGTCGGTGGCAATGAGGTCGAGCACGCCTTCCTTGAGCCCTTCGAGCAGCGCGTCGCAATCGGCCTGCGTGCGCAGCGGCGGGTTCATCTTATAGTTCGTATCGTAGTCGCCGATGTGCTCGTCGGTGAAGAGCAAGTGGTGCGGGGCCACTTCGGCCGTCACTTTCACGTCGCCGCGCGATTTCCACCAGCGGATGGTTTCCATGCCGAGCTTGCTCGACACGTGCTGGATGTGCACATGGGCGCCCGCCGCCCGGGCCAGGCGAATGTCGCGGTCGATGATGATTTCCTCGGCGCAGGCCGGCGAGCCCTTGATGCCGAGCCGGTAGCTCATCACGCCTTCGTTGAGGGCGCGCGGCCCGGCCAGCTCCGGCACCTCGCAGTGGCTGGCGAAAAACATCCCGAACTCGGTGGCATACTGCATGGCCCGCAGCAGCACCGCCGGGTCGGCCGTGGTGTCGCCGTCGTCGGTCAGCATTTTCACGCCGAGCTCGCGCATGCCTTCAATTTCGGCCAACTCCTTGCCCTCGCGGTTCTTGGTCACGCAGCCGGACGTATACACCGGAATGCGGGCCCGGTCGCGGGCATTTTCCAGCACGGTGGCTACAGCGGTGGCCGAGTCGAGGGCCGGGCGGGTGTTGGGCATCATCACTACGCCGGTTATGCCGCCGTTGATGGCGGCTTCGCTGCCCGTGGTAATGGTTTCCTTGTTCTCAAAACCCGGCGCACGGAAATGTACGTGGGCATCAAACATGCCCGGCATCAGAATTCGGCCGCGCGCGTCAATGACACGGGCGCCCTCAGGAATGGCTAGGTTGCTGCCGATGGCCTGAATTTTTCCTTCGACAATCAGGACATCGCTCTCGAGCAGGACGGGTGAATTTTCGGAGGCAATGCGGGCGTTTTGAAGGAGAAGCATGAATGGATGAGGGGTGTAAATCGGCAAAGGGTGTGGGAATATTCTGGCTGTTGAAGAAGGAAATACACGGGCGGAACCAGCCGAAGCAGTTGCCGCTTAGGGCATAATCACCGTCGAGCCGGCTCGCGGCTGAGCCGCATACGCCTCCTGCTTCGGGAAGTCGCCGCCCGGCGTGAGCCAGTCGAGCACGGCCATGCGCACGGAGATGCCGTTTTCGACCTGGTTGGTAATCAGGCTGCGCTCGTAGTCCATCACGGCGTCGCACAGCTCAACGCCCCGGTTCACCGGGCCAGGGTGCATGATGTAGAGGCCCTTGTCGCTGATTTCCGCCAGCCGGGTATTGGTGATGCCGTAGACGCGGTGGTATTCGCGGACGCTGGGGAAAAACTGCACGTCCTGGCGCTCCAGCTGCACCCGGAGCAGGTACACCACGTCGGGCGCCCAGGCCATGGCCGCCTCGTAGTCGGTGAAGCGCGGAATACTGGCCGGCACGTACTTGGGCACCAGCGAGCCCGGGCCGAGGTAGGCTACTTCGATGCCCAGCTTCTGCAGCAGCGTGCTGGTGGAGCGCGCCACGCGGGAATGCAGAATATCACCGATGATGAGGACCTTTTTGCCCCGGGGGTCGGGGAATTTCTCCTTGATGGTGAAGGCGTCCAGCAGGGCCTGAGTGGGGTGCTCGTGGGCCCCGTCGCCGGCATTGATGACCGACGCGGTGGTTTGGCGGGCAATCATGCCGGGCAGGCCGGAATGGCTGTGGCGCACCACGATGTAATCGGTGCGCATGGCCTGCAGCGTCTCGATGGTTTCGCGCACCGACTCGCCCTTGGTGATGGAGGAATGGTCGACGTTGAAGTTCGTGACTTCGGCCGAGAGGCGCTTGGCCGCGACCTCAAAGGAGGAGTGCGTGCGCGTGCTGGCCTCGTAGAAGAGCATGAGCACGGATTTACCTTCGAGGGCAGGGATTTTTTTCACCGAGCGGGTGAACAGTTTTTTGAAGGACGTGGATTGGTCGAGCAGGAACTCGATTTCCTCACGGTGAAGGGATGCGATGTCGAGCAGGTCTTTACGTGCCATACCGAAGTGGAGAAAACAAGTAGTGGTCAGAAGGAAGAACGTGTAAGACTAGCTGCTTTCGAGGCGCTTACATCGCATGCGAGCTGTGATGAATGCCGGAGCTGCAGGGCAGTCAACGAACTCATCGGACATAAAAAAACCGTTTCGGAATCCGAAACGGTAACGGGGCAACAGGCAGAAAAACCAACGGAAATAGCAGTGGCCAAATCGGGAGAACCGATGGCGGCGAAGGCCTTCCGGCCTTCCCGCGGTTCCCGGCCGAGCAGGGTTCCGCGCTTCATCAACGGATGGTTTGGTTGAAGCATGGTGCAAAACTACGGAATTGTTAAGCCCGGTAATTCATTGGAAACGTTAAGTTTTTTTTGTGCTGTTTTTCTCACCTTTTATTTCCTCGCTAACGGTCTAAACCACGCTCTTTTTGTCAGTCTTTTCGCCGTCAAAAAAAATTATGGCGTGCGTAGCCAATTGCCTGGCAAGCGTCGTCCGGCCTAACTTTAGCTCTTTATTCCGCCCGCCTCAGCTGGCAGCCTATCCTGAGCGGCGACCTTCAGGCGAAAGCCAACGCGCTACTTCCCCCGCGCCAACGCCTTGTTAATTCGGCTCACCAGCGCCGGGCCCTCGTACACAAAGCCCGTGTACAGTTGAATGAGCGACGCCCCGGCGGCCAGCTTTTCCTGGGCATCGGCGGCCGAGTGAATGCCGCCGGCGCCGATGATGGGCAGCTCGCCCTGGCTGCGCTGGTGCAGGTAGCGAATGACCTCGGTGGCCCGCGCCCGCAGCGGCCGGCCGCTCAGGCCCCCCGCTCCCAGCGCCGCCACCTTGCCGGCATCGGTGGCCAGGCCTTCCCGACTGATGGTGGTATTGGTTGAGACCAGGCCGCTGAGCTTGGTTTCGCGGGCAATGTCGAGAATGTCGTCCAGCTGCGAATTGGTCAGGTCCGGGGCAATTTTCAGCAGCAGGGGGCGCGGTTGGGCGCGGCGCAGGTTGCGTTCCTGCACCTGCTGCAGCAAGTCTATTAGGGGTTCTTTTTCCTGCAGCTGGCGCAGGTTGGGCGTGTTGGGCGAGCTCACGTTCACCACAAAGTAGTCGACCTGTTCGGCCAGTGCTTCAAAACAGGCCACGTAGTCTTCGGCGGCGCGCTCGTTGGGCGTGTCCTTATTCTTGCCGATGTTGCCGCCGATGATAAGCTGCCTGTTGCGGCGCCGCGCGAGCCGCGCGGCCACGGCGGCGGCACCGTCGTTGTTGAAACCCATGCGGTTGACCAGGGCCTCGTCTTGCGGCAGGCGGAACAGGCGCGGCTGCGGGTTGCCGGCCTGCGGGCGGGGCGTCACGGTCCCGATTTCTATAAATCCAAAGCCCAGCGTGGCCAGCTCATCAGTTAGCGCCGCGTTCTTATCAAACCCCGCCGCCAGCCCCACCGGGTTCGGAAACTTCAGCCCGAACACCTCGCGGGCCAAACTCGGGTGCTGAAAATTGTACAGGCCCTGGAGGAGGGCCTTGGCGCCCGGCACCCGGGCCACCCGCCGCAGGTTGTCGAAAACCAAGTGGTGGGCGCGCTCAGCGTCGAGGTTAAACAGTGCGGGTTTGACGAGGGCCTTGTACATGTGTGATGGTTAGCCGGCCCCGCCTCGCGGTTGAGC
This DNA window, taken from Hymenobacter sp. 5317J-9, encodes the following:
- a CDS encoding 5-(carboxyamino)imidazole ribonucleotide synthase, which translates into the protein MSAIAHVAAMTPVLPGSVDAAGQPATLGVLGGGQLGRMFVHAAQRLGYFTAVLEPDAQSPAGQVSHHHIQTDYNDPAGLAELANLCQAITTEFENVPAQALQTLAQTRPVAPGAAVVGIAQNRIEEKAHFVACATVSGVTCAPYAVIETPAQLQAVLNERAYLLPGILKTARMGYDGKGQVRVKTAAELVAAWAELGSVACVLEKMLPLTAECSVLVARGWDGQVVSFAPQLNVHVDGILAVTHAYEGNMPAALATRAREAAVSIAQHLGYVGVLCVEFFVVDDGSAHGGLVVNEMAPRPHNSGHYTLDACDASQFDLQVHAMAGLPLPQPRQHSPAIMLNLLGEVWLDASGQRREPDWTAVLSLPGTHLHLYGKLDARAGRKMGHLTVTGPDVASVKGVAQRVAGLLGLPGLDVG
- a CDS encoding alpha/beta fold hydrolase yields the protein MERPTLLLLHGALGSPATLAPLAELLVADFTVKSFAFSGHGGSEVSFENFTLPHFAEEVLAFLRGHETAPAHVFGYSMGGYAALLAARREPARFASITTLGTKLDWSPESAAAETRFLDPEKMQAKVPAFAEVLRRRHAPADWAEVVRATARLMETAGAAPPLAAADFAAIRVPVQVLVGDGDLTANQGEASRMVAGQLPQVQYAVLPNTPHPIEKADLPDLAKRIHRFASAHSH
- the purE gene encoding 5-(carboxyamino)imidazole ribonucleotide mutase, whose protein sequence is MSTTSSSSSPQPLIGVVMGSSSDWDTMQHAVQILTQFGVAHEARVVSAHRMPDDLFAYAEQAGPRGLQAIIAGAGGAAHLPGMMAAKTTVPVLGVPVASRHLQGVDSLHSIVQMPKGVPVATFAIGTAGAANAALFAVSMLALHDPGLATKLQAFRVEQTEAARAMTLPV
- a CDS encoding Mur ligase family protein; this translates as MASDILLPQSAAPQRVHLIAVGGSIMHNLALALHRQGARVTGSDDEIFEPARGRLAAAGLLPAREGWDAASITPDLDAVIVGMHARPDNPELQRAQELGLKVYSFPEYIYEASRDKQRIVIGGSHGKTSITACILHVLRYHGRQFDYAVGAQLAGFDLMVQLTDAPIIIIEGDEYLSSPVDRRPKFHLYQHHIGVISGISWDHINVFPTEEIYREQFRIFADMTPKAGVLIYDRDDEQVQLVSVPTNPDVTYIGYGPHEHVIRNGKTFLINKKDEEVPIQVFGEHNLRNISAAKEVCKQLGIKGKDFFKSVASFPGAARRLELVKEGATSVVYKDFAHAPSKLKATATALKKQFPQRRLVACLELHTFSSLNPDFLPQYAHCFDAPDVAVVYFNPHVLEHKRLPPLAAATVAEAFQRPDIKVITDSAELAAFLRAQQWSNANLLLMSSGTFDGLNLTALATEITG
- a CDS encoding aspartate carbamoyltransferase catalytic subunit — protein: MARKDLLDIASLHREEIEFLLDQSTSFKKLFTRSVKKIPALEGKSVLMLFYEASTRTHSSFEVAAKRLSAEVTNFNVDHSSITKGESVRETIETLQAMRTDYIVVRHSHSGLPGMIARQTTASVINAGDGAHEHPTQALLDAFTIKEKFPDPRGKKVLIIGDILHSRVARSTSTLLQKLGIEVAYLGPGSLVPKYVPASIPRFTDYEAAMAWAPDVVYLLRVQLERQDVQFFPSVREYHRVYGITNTRLAEISDKGLYIMHPGPVNRGVELCDAVMDYERSLITNQVENGISVRMAVLDWLTPGGDFPKQEAYAAQPRAGSTVIMP
- a CDS encoding dihydroorotase — translated: MLLLQNARIASENSPVLLESDVLIVEGKIQAIGSNLAIPEGARVIDARGRILMPGMFDAHVHFRAPGFENKETITTGSEAAINGGITGVVMMPNTRPALDSATAVATVLENARDRARIPVYTSGCVTKNREGKELAEIEGMRELGVKMLTDDGDTTADPAVLLRAMQYATEFGMFFASHCEVPELAGPRALNEGVMSYRLGIKGSPACAEEIIIDRDIRLARAAGAHVHIQHVSSKLGMETIRWWKSRGDVKVTAEVAPHHLLFTDEHIGDYDTNYKMNPPLRTQADCDALLEGLKEGVLDLIATDHAPHTPFEKAQDFISAPNGITGLDTALVSLYHHFVAPGKFGWDLVVKRYSAEPRRLMGLPVAAIEVGQPADCVLFDTDAETTFTKDFMKSKSQNTPFIDQTLKGSVDLVVLGTEVLLER
- the dnaB gene encoding replicative DNA helicase; the encoded protein is MQDRMDDRLKQSAARAKAALASRGTSGVVPFNASAAGKLPPQAPELEMAVLGALMLEKDALTSVIDLLKPESFYKDAHQRIYRAVIRLFDKSEPIDQLTVVHELREMGELEACGGPFYVANLTLKVNSAANVEYHARIITETAIKRELIRISSEIQKDAFEDTTDVFKLLDDTESALFEVSESNIRKNFDDMRSLMGKAIKELEEKKNQSDGLTGVPTGFTALDRVTSGWQPSDLVIIAARPGMGKCLGKGTKVLMYDGDLRNVEDVLPGDLLMGDDSTPRRVLSIARGRENMYWVRQNKGDDYRVNESHILSLKRSRNEGPHRHGEVLNITVKDWLAKGPKFRSNYKGYKVPVEFEAQELPVDPYFLGVWLGDGASSNCRITGQNPEIIDYLHEYAAALNMQVTVGVVENRCNSYGITRGRQGGNIAEYSLQDELRQLGVLDNKHIPRAYAINSTENRLRLLAGLIDSDGHLDPVSNGYEITQKNHRLARQIKFLGDSLGFRTSLTKKRATISSIGYESEVWRVRLYGDINRVPVRVARKKAQPWASPVDWRQTGITVEFDKVDDYYGFEIDGNRLFLLQDMTVTHNTAFVVSAMRNAAVDFKKAVAIFSLEMSSLQLVNRLISAEAELDSEKIKKGSLADHEWQQLNHKITALSAAPIYIDDTPGLSIRELRTKCRRLRSQKDVQMIIVDYLQLMSGNTDGRGGNREQEIASISRALKGIAKELNVPVLALSQLSRSVETRGGDKKPQLSDLRESGSIEQDADMVIFLYRPEYYGLDQDAEGNSTQGVGEVIIAKHRNGSLETVQLKFIGKYTKFADLDGMGGFDPSGYQPMGLPASNFDSEPSSFAPNTIRLGSKINESPVPFPKSNFNAHEDPPF
- a CDS encoding quinone-dependent dihydroorotate dehydrogenase; the encoded protein is MYKALVKPALFNLDAERAHHLVFDNLRRVARVPGAKALLQGLYNFQHPSLAREVFGLKFPNPVGLAAGFDKNAALTDELATLGFGFIEIGTVTPRPQAGNPQPRLFRLPQDEALVNRMGFNNDGAAAVAARLARRRNRQLIIGGNIGKNKDTPNERAAEDYVACFEALAEQVDYFVVNVSSPNTPNLRQLQEKEPLIDLLQQVQERNLRRAQPRPLLLKIAPDLTNSQLDDILDIARETKLSGLVSTNTTISREGLATDAGKVAALGAGGLSGRPLRARATEVIRYLHQRSQGELPIIGAGGIHSAADAQEKLAAGASLIQLYTGFVYEGPALVSRINKALARGK